Proteins encoded within one genomic window of Flavobacterium gilvum:
- a CDS encoding NAD(P)/FAD-dependent oxidoreductase — protein MVDYIIVGSGLAGISFSEIALMNNKSVIVFNDDSQNSSKIAGGLYNPVILKRFSEVWQAQNQLELMGEFYSNLSNKIKSKVNFKIPILRKFFSVEEQNNWFAASDKPNLAPFLSTSLIFKTFEGIDSPFGYGEVLQTGYVDTALFLTEYHNYLMSHKLLRSETFDYESLIIKEDGLLSYKDIEARHIVFAEGFGMHANPFFNDLPLDGTKGELFIIKAPLLKLDVIINTSVFILPLKNDLFKVGATYNWNDKTDLPTEEGKEELIEKIKEIINCDFEIIKHDAGVRPTVKDRRPLVGTHPEHGKVHVLNGLGTRGVMLGPAMAKALFDAIENNIPLDKEIDIKRFANKRTKKA, from the coding sequence ATGGTAGATTATATAATTGTAGGCTCCGGTTTGGCCGGTATTTCTTTTAGTGAAATTGCCTTGATGAATAATAAAAGTGTTATCGTTTTTAATGATGACTCCCAAAATTCGTCTAAAATTGCCGGAGGGTTGTATAATCCAGTTATTTTAAAGCGTTTCAGTGAAGTTTGGCAGGCTCAGAATCAATTGGAGTTAATGGGTGAATTTTACTCTAATCTTAGCAATAAAATTAAATCTAAGGTAAATTTTAAGATACCGATATTGAGGAAATTCTTTTCGGTTGAAGAGCAAAATAATTGGTTTGCCGCTTCGGATAAACCTAATTTAGCCCCTTTTTTGTCGACTTCGTTGATATTTAAAACTTTCGAAGGAATTGATTCTCCATTTGGTTATGGCGAAGTATTGCAGACCGGTTATGTTGATACGGCTTTATTTCTTACGGAGTATCATAATTATTTGATGTCGCATAAGCTTTTGCGAAGCGAAACTTTTGATTATGAAAGTTTAATTATTAAAGAGGATGGATTATTGTCTTATAAAGACATTGAAGCTAGGCATATTGTATTTGCCGAAGGTTTTGGTATGCACGCTAATCCTTTTTTTAATGATTTGCCTTTGGACGGGACAAAAGGGGAATTGTTTATTATCAAAGCGCCACTTTTGAAATTGGATGTTATCATTAATACAAGTGTTTTTATTTTGCCTTTGAAAAATGATCTATTTAAAGTTGGGGCTACTTACAATTGGAATGATAAAACCGATTTGCCCACTGAAGAAGGAAAAGAAGAGCTAATCGAAAAAATCAAGGAAATAATAAACTGTGATTTTGAAATCATCAAACATGATGCTGGTGTAAGACCGACAGTCAAAGATAGAAGGCCATTAGTAGGAACTCATCCAGAACATGGCAAAGTACATGTTTTGAATGGATTGGGAACGCGTGGCGTAATGCTTGGACCCGCAATGGCTAAAGCTTTGTTTGATGCAATCGAAAATAATATCCCATTGGATAAAGAGATTGATATAAAAAGATTTGCTAATAAACGTACAAAAAAGGCTTAA
- a CDS encoding DUF1761 domain-containing protein → MEMNLIAIFVSALTTLVVGFIWYNPKVFGTAWMEENGLTQEELRKGNMLKIFGLTYFFSLLIVTVEMALTIHQSGAVSMVGGFAKVNEALPSFKAFMNDYGTAFRTFKHGALHGFISGLFFAFPIIAINGLFERKSWRYIWIHAGFWIVSLTIIGAIICGWQ, encoded by the coding sequence ATGGAAATGAATTTGATAGCAATTTTTGTTAGCGCATTGACAACATTAGTAGTTGGATTTATTTGGTACAATCCCAAAGTATTTGGTACTGCTTGGATGGAAGAAAACGGTCTCACCCAAGAGGAACTAAGAAAAGGTAATATGTTAAAAATATTTGGACTGACTTATTTTTTCTCTCTGCTAATTGTAACAGTCGAAATGGCTTTGACAATACATCAATCCGGAGCCGTGAGTATGGTGGGAGGATTTGCAAAAGTAAACGAAGCACTTCCTTCGTTCAAAGCTTTTATGAATGATTACGGTACCGCTTTCAGAACATTCAAACATGGTGCATTGCACGGATTCATTTCTGGTTTGTTTTTTGCTTTCCCTATAATTGCAATAAACGGTTTATTCGAAAGAAAATCCTGGAGATATATTTGGATTCATGCGGGATTCTGGATAGTTTCTTTGACTATTATTGGAGCCATAATTTGCGGCTGGCAATAA
- a CDS encoding leucine-rich repeat domain-containing protein, which yields MKNIITLLLTTFFSISLLANISNSEKNSLIKLYKSTNGSQWNIKWDLEKPVSTWYGVKIVNDKVVGINLSNNNLVGTLPAEVSELKNLEELNLFKNQISGAIPQNIGKLSNLKELNLSFNKLSGTIPSSICEISHLNSLKLFMNQLSGELPSKIGNLKELEVVSLFNNELSGELPASLYQLKNLKELMLNSNKFSGKISWNIENLSALENLSLFDNNMHGNIPYVLVKMNNLKNVNLSYNSFSGAVSEALVGKDDFNLTMRNDSGVSYQLEVSNNAKGVLAAEE from the coding sequence ATGAAAAATATCATTACATTATTACTTACCACTTTCTTCTCGATTTCATTATTGGCTAATATTTCAAATTCTGAAAAAAACAGTTTGATTAAATTGTACAAAAGTACAAATGGAAGTCAATGGAACATTAAATGGGATTTGGAAAAACCAGTTTCTACATGGTATGGCGTTAAAATCGTTAATGACAAAGTAGTAGGAATTAATCTTTCAAACAATAATTTGGTGGGAACTTTGCCAGCCGAAGTTTCAGAATTAAAAAACTTAGAAGAATTAAATTTATTCAAAAACCAGATTTCTGGAGCAATTCCTCAAAATATCGGGAAATTATCAAATTTAAAAGAATTAAATCTTTCGTTCAATAAATTGTCAGGGACTATTCCAAGTTCTATTTGCGAGATATCTCATTTGAATTCATTAAAACTTTTCATGAATCAACTTTCGGGAGAATTACCAAGCAAAATTGGTAATTTAAAGGAATTGGAAGTGGTTTCTTTGTTTAATAATGAATTATCGGGAGAGCTTCCTGCTTCATTGTACCAACTTAAGAATCTGAAAGAGTTGATGTTAAATAGTAACAAGTTTTCAGGGAAAATAAGTTGGAATATTGAAAACTTAAGTGCTTTGGAAAATTTAAGTCTTTTTGATAATAATATGCATGGAAACATACCTTATGTTTTGGTCAAAATGAATAATCTGAAAAATGTTAATTTATCTTATAATTCGTTTTCTGGTGCCGTTTCCGAAGCTTTGGTAGGAAAAGATGATTTTAATCTTACTATGAGAAATGACTCTGGAGTTTCATATCAATTGGAAGTGTCAAATAATGCCAAAGGTGTTTTGGCTGCCGAAGAATAA
- a CDS encoding GNAT family N-acetyltransferase, protein MKTTLSYQIYETKAQLPENWDDLGCQNIFLSKDYFEILEKSAPSNMICHYIGIFKEQNLVGIAISQFLDLNKLESFGDRDRCVKASVRKFILKNFASHVLLIGNNMLTGQNSFVFSDSISMDEGVKTLKKATNDLKLKFKSMGKKVHITTFKDYSHEDIENFSQEIFKKNYKYSIQPNMTFSIRDEWKTEQDYINSLTKKYRDQYKRARKKAEGIEKRKLHLEDIIRHEEVIFDLYHHVAQNAPFNTFFLKKNHFRVFKETLKDKFLFYGYFLDGNLIGFNTLIKNGNTIDTYFLGYDDTVQREKMLYLNMLYDMIAYSINKGYKEIIFARTALEIKSSVGAKPLEMYGFMEHSNSGINKHVPKIFPKLEPDIVWQERNPFKE, encoded by the coding sequence TTGAAAACAACTCTTTCATACCAAATTTACGAAACCAAAGCTCAACTTCCAGAAAACTGGGATGATTTAGGTTGCCAAAATATTTTTTTGTCCAAAGACTATTTTGAAATTTTAGAAAAATCAGCGCCAAGCAATATGATTTGTCATTATATCGGAATTTTTAAAGAACAAAATTTAGTTGGCATTGCTATCTCACAATTTTTGGATTTAAACAAATTGGAATCATTTGGAGACAGAGATCGATGCGTTAAAGCATCTGTTCGGAAATTTATTCTGAAAAATTTTGCTTCACACGTTCTGCTCATAGGCAATAACATGCTCACGGGACAAAATTCGTTTGTTTTTTCGGATTCCATATCGATGGATGAGGGAGTTAAAACCTTAAAAAAAGCAACCAATGATTTGAAATTAAAGTTTAAATCGATGGGTAAAAAAGTGCACATCACTACGTTTAAAGATTACAGTCATGAAGACATTGAAAATTTCAGTCAGGAAATCTTTAAAAAAAACTATAAATATAGCATTCAGCCCAATATGACTTTTTCCATCCGTGACGAATGGAAAACAGAACAGGACTATATTAATTCCCTAACCAAAAAATACCGCGACCAATACAAAAGAGCACGAAAAAAAGCTGAAGGAATTGAGAAAAGAAAATTACACTTGGAAGACATTATCAGGCATGAGGAAGTGATTTTTGACTTATACCATCACGTTGCCCAAAATGCTCCTTTCAACACTTTTTTCCTAAAGAAAAACCATTTTAGAGTTTTCAAGGAAACTTTAAAAGACAAATTCTTATTCTATGGTTATTTTTTGGATGGAAATTTGATAGGTTTCAATACGCTGATTAAAAACGGTAACACCATAGATACCTATTTTTTGGGTTATGACGATACAGTACAAAGGGAGAAAATGCTGTATTTAAACATGCTTTACGACATGATTGCCTATTCGATTAACAAAGGCTATAAAGAAATTATTTTTGCAAGAACGGCTTTGGAAATCAAAAGCTCTGTTGGAGCAAAACCTCTTGAAATGTACGGTTTTATGGAACACAGTAATTCCGGAATAAACAAACATGTTCCCAAGATATTTCCAAAACTCGAACCTGATATTGTATGGCAGGAACGAAATCCTTTTAAGGAGTAG
- a CDS encoding ABC-F family ATP-binding cassette domain-containing protein, with product MLNIHNLSVSFGGSYLFEEVTFRLGAGDRVGLVGKNGAGKSTMLKILAKDFAPDSGVISQEKEIKLGFLRQDIDFEKGRTVLEEAYEAFTEIKIVEKKLADINHQLVTRTDYESEEYSQIIEDLSDYTHRFELLGGYNYVGDTEKILLGLGFKREVFDNQTETFSGGWRMRIELAKLLLQSNDVLLLDEPTNHLDIESIIWLENFLRNYPGVVVIVSHDKMFLDNVTNRTIEISLGKAYDFNKPYSQYLELREELREKQLATQKNQAKKIEETQKLIDRFRYSATKSSMAQSLIKKLDKVERIEVDEDDNSVMNISFPVSKEPGRVVIEAENVGKSYGEKTILKDINLLVERGSKIAFVGQNGQGKSTFMKAIVNEFEFQGSIKLGHNVQLGYFAQNQAEYLDGEITLLQTMEDAAMDSNRMKVRDMLGSFLFRGDDVEKKVKVLSGGERNRLALCKLLLQPINVLVMDEPTNHLDIKSKNVLKAALQKFGGTLLLVSHDRDFLQGMSNIVYEFKDQHIKEYLGDINYFLEQRNLENMREVEKKDVAKPAATKESNKASYEDQKKAKALQNRLSKIESQIKQLEKDIQHDDKMLASNYDKHIEDASFFVAYNKKKEELDKLLFDWEVVQEEIDAL from the coding sequence ATGCTTAATATACATAATTTATCGGTTTCGTTTGGGGGATCTTATTTGTTTGAAGAAGTAACTTTTCGATTGGGTGCGGGTGACCGAGTGGGGCTTGTCGGGAAGAACGGTGCCGGGAAATCGACTATGCTTAAAATTTTGGCAAAAGATTTTGCTCCTGATTCTGGGGTGATTTCTCAGGAAAAGGAAATTAAGTTGGGTTTTCTTCGTCAGGATATTGATTTTGAAAAAGGAAGAACCGTTCTTGAAGAAGCATATGAAGCCTTTACAGAAATCAAAATTGTAGAGAAAAAGTTAGCCGACATCAATCATCAATTGGTAACAAGAACCGATTACGAAAGCGAAGAATACAGCCAGATTATCGAAGATCTTTCTGATTACACGCATCGTTTTGAATTATTGGGAGGCTATAATTACGTTGGCGATACCGAAAAAATTCTTTTGGGTCTTGGTTTCAAACGAGAAGTTTTTGACAACCAAACCGAAACTTTTTCGGGAGGTTGGAGAATGCGTATTGAGTTGGCTAAATTATTATTGCAGTCCAATGATGTATTATTGCTCGATGAGCCTACGAATCACTTGGACATCGAAAGTATCATTTGGTTGGAAAACTTTTTAAGAAATTACCCTGGCGTTGTTGTTATTGTTTCGCACGATAAGATGTTTTTGGATAATGTAACCAATAGGACTATCGAAATATCTCTTGGAAAAGCGTATGATTTTAATAAGCCATATTCCCAATATTTGGAGTTGCGTGAGGAGCTTCGCGAAAAACAATTGGCAACTCAAAAAAACCAAGCCAAAAAAATAGAAGAAACACAAAAATTGATCGACAGGTTCCGATATAGTGCTACCAAATCATCTATGGCGCAATCTTTAATCAAAAAATTGGATAAAGTTGAGCGCATTGAAGTAGATGAAGATGATAACTCAGTGATGAATATTTCTTTTCCTGTTTCAAAAGAACCAGGAAGAGTCGTGATTGAAGCTGAAAATGTTGGTAAAAGTTACGGTGAGAAGACCATTCTTAAAGACATCAATTTATTGGTAGAGCGTGGTAGTAAAATTGCTTTTGTTGGTCAAAACGGTCAAGGGAAATCGACCTTTATGAAAGCTATTGTCAATGAGTTTGAATTCCAAGGTTCAATTAAATTAGGTCATAATGTTCAGTTGGGTTATTTTGCCCAAAACCAGGCAGAATATCTAGATGGAGAAATCACCTTGTTGCAGACGATGGAGGATGCTGCGATGGATTCAAACCGCATGAAAGTGCGTGATATGTTGGGTTCATTCCTGTTTCGTGGAGATGATGTTGAGAAAAAAGTAAAAGTGCTTTCTGGAGGTGAAAGAAATCGCCTTGCATTATGTAAATTGTTACTGCAGCCCATAAATGTATTAGTGATGGATGAGCCTACAAACCACTTGGATATTAAATCCAAAAATGTTTTGAAGGCGGCTCTGCAAAAATTTGGCGGAACTTTATTGTTGGTTTCGCACGATAGGGATTTTCTTCAAGGGATGTCCAATATTGTTTACGAATTCAAAGACCAACATATCAAGGAATATTTAGGAGATATTAATTATTTCTTAGAACAGCGCAATTTGGAAAACATGCGTGAAGTAGAGAAAAAAGATGTTGCTAAGCCTGCTGCTACCAAAGAAAGTAATAAAGCATCTTATGAAGATCAGAAAAAAGCTAAGGCGCTACAAAACCGATTGAGTAAAATAGAAAGTCAGATTAAGCAATTGGAAAAAGATATTCAGCATGACGACAAAATGCTAGCTTCCAATTATGATAAACATATTGAAGATGCTTCGTTTTTTGTCGCTTACAACAAAAAGAAAGAGGAATTGGATAAACTATTATTCGACTGGGAAGTTGTTCAGGAAGAAATAGATGCGTTGTAG
- a CDS encoding SusC/RagA family TonB-linked outer membrane protein → MKKILYNLFWLGIFLVSAGIYAQNTKPLIQSKLDGTVVNKITSLPVSGATVTIKGTTHAVVTDSEGKFYFQTGQKFPYTLVITYVGFKKTEYIADGSPVFISLEEDLQELNGLVVVGYGSQKRKDITGAIASVPKANLNQVTSSADNLLRGAVPGVVVTQSSGRPGATSSVRIRGGSSITAGNEPLYVIDGVLIYNDNNNGTAGVSNAGAGVNVLSTISPGDIESIEVLKDASATAIYGSRGANGVVLITTKKGIKGQDIISYQGYIGFQQVSKKLDLLNASEWASLRNDVQASIGQAPSFSPAQIEALKTSGDYDWQSAAFRTAPVQNHQLTFSGGDDRSRYAVSAGYFDQDGVIIATDFKRISLRANYERNYSQNFKFGVNANYSNSISNGIGMNGGNGGGRNPNPLSGVLYQPPVVPIRNADGSYNLTNNPYATAVNGIITNPINDLENTTNETKINRILTSLFGEYKINKEITAKVSVSGDVINTKQNYYAPSTTGIGAGTKGLASVGDRLVSSVLNENTLNYNTRFGENHKFSALAGYTLQYTQGEVVNAGANYFVNDAVEYNSLQDGTAVKPYSEAFESVLKSWLARVNYSYDGKYNLTVSARADGSSRFGSESLWGYFPSAGFSWNITEEDFAKNIKGVDDAKLRFSVGTTGNQEIGNYLSLASIGSVNYSFGGAIQTGLAPTRLANPDLKWEKTTQYNIGLDLALFDRKINFVFDAYLKKTNDLLINVPVPLTSGFSTVLQNIGGVENKGIEIGLTTENIKTENFFWNSNFVFSTNRNKVVEIGNGVDQFFPVVPNGTLLQQQPVTVKVGLPLGTFWGYETNGIFQTQEEINTQPKINSLANTKIGDRKYVDTNGDGVITALDKHDLGSSQPKFVGSFSNTLAYKNFDLQFSFQGAYGGKIFNALNQQLEISTLGTNANATLLDRWTPTNPSNEIPRATSSPLGIVSERYVEDASFLRLKLITFGFTFPKSVSTKLKLQSIKFYVSAENLVTWTKYTGYDPEVSSYEQNNLYPGIDFGAYPNSKTFISGVNITF, encoded by the coding sequence ATGAAAAAAATATTATATAATCTTTTCTGGCTTGGCATTTTTCTGGTTTCAGCCGGAATTTATGCCCAAAACACGAAGCCACTTATCCAGTCTAAACTAGACGGAACAGTGGTAAACAAAATAACAAGTTTACCTGTTTCTGGAGCTACAGTAACTATCAAAGGAACCACGCACGCAGTGGTAACCGATTCTGAAGGTAAATTTTATTTTCAAACGGGACAAAAATTTCCCTATACCTTAGTTATAACTTATGTGGGCTTTAAAAAAACAGAATACATTGCAGATGGAAGTCCGGTTTTCATCAGTTTAGAAGAAGATCTTCAGGAGCTCAACGGACTGGTGGTTGTGGGTTATGGTTCCCAAAAAAGGAAAGATATTACAGGAGCCATTGCATCAGTTCCGAAAGCAAATTTAAATCAGGTTACTTCATCTGCCGATAATTTATTGAGAGGAGCCGTGCCTGGAGTTGTGGTTACACAAAGTTCCGGACGACCTGGAGCTACTTCGAGTGTTCGAATCCGTGGCGGAAGTTCGATTACGGCAGGTAATGAACCTCTTTATGTTATTGATGGTGTATTAATTTATAATGACAACAACAATGGAACTGCAGGCGTGTCAAATGCGGGAGCTGGAGTCAATGTATTGTCAACTATCAGTCCTGGTGATATTGAGTCTATCGAAGTATTGAAAGACGCATCGGCGACGGCTATTTATGGTTCGCGTGGGGCGAATGGGGTAGTACTCATTACAACCAAAAAAGGGATCAAAGGTCAAGATATTATTTCCTACCAAGGTTATATAGGGTTTCAACAGGTTTCCAAAAAATTAGATTTGTTGAATGCCAGTGAATGGGCAAGTTTACGTAATGATGTTCAGGCGAGCATTGGTCAGGCTCCTTCTTTTTCGCCAGCACAAATCGAAGCTCTTAAAACTTCGGGAGATTATGATTGGCAGTCTGCTGCTTTTAGAACTGCTCCGGTTCAAAATCACCAATTGACATTTTCTGGGGGTGACGATCGTTCGAGATATGCCGTTTCTGCGGGCTATTTTGATCAGGACGGAGTTATTATTGCGACTGATTTCAAAAGAATTTCACTTCGCGCCAATTACGAACGAAATTATTCTCAAAATTTCAAATTTGGAGTAAATGCCAATTATAGTAATTCGATTTCAAACGGTATTGGAATGAATGGAGGTAATGGTGGAGGAAGAAATCCTAATCCATTGTCTGGTGTTTTGTATCAACCTCCTGTGGTTCCAATTAGAAATGCCGACGGCTCTTATAATTTGACCAATAATCCTTATGCAACTGCGGTTAATGGAATAATAACCAACCCAATTAATGATTTGGAAAACACTACCAATGAGACTAAGATTAATCGAATTTTAACCAGTTTGTTTGGGGAATACAAAATAAACAAAGAAATCACAGCCAAAGTTTCTGTTAGTGGAGATGTAATTAACACCAAACAAAATTACTATGCTCCATCTACTACCGGAATTGGTGCTGGAACCAAGGGGTTAGCTTCGGTTGGGGACAGATTGGTAAGCTCGGTATTGAATGAAAACACCTTGAATTACAACACTCGTTTTGGAGAAAATCATAAGTTTTCTGCTTTGGCAGGATATACACTTCAATATACACAAGGTGAGGTTGTCAATGCAGGTGCCAATTATTTTGTAAATGATGCTGTAGAATACAACTCTTTACAAGATGGTACGGCCGTAAAACCGTACAGTGAGGCATTCGAAAGTGTATTGAAATCGTGGCTTGCAAGAGTAAATTATTCTTATGATGGAAAATATAATTTAACAGTTTCGGCGCGTGCCGATGGTTCTTCACGATTTGGTTCAGAATCGCTTTGGGGTTATTTCCCATCTGCAGGTTTTTCTTGGAACATCACCGAAGAAGATTTTGCCAAAAACATCAAAGGCGTAGATGATGCAAAACTTAGATTCAGCGTAGGAACAACCGGTAATCAGGAAATTGGTAATTATCTTTCTTTGGCATCAATTGGTTCTGTTAATTATTCTTTTGGAGGTGCTATACAAACAGGATTGGCACCAACCCGTTTGGCAAATCCAGATTTGAAATGGGAAAAAACGACACAATACAATATTGGTCTGGACTTAGCGCTTTTTGACAGAAAAATCAATTTTGTATTCGATGCTTATTTAAAGAAAACCAACGATTTGCTTATTAATGTGCCAGTTCCTTTAACATCTGGATTTTCTACGGTTCTTCAGAATATTGGCGGGGTTGAAAATAAAGGGATTGAAATTGGTTTGACTACAGAAAACATCAAAACAGAAAACTTTTTCTGGAATTCAAACTTTGTGTTTTCGACAAACAGAAACAAAGTTGTCGAAATAGGGAATGGTGTTGACCAATTCTTTCCAGTGGTTCCAAATGGTACTTTGTTGCAGCAACAACCTGTGACGGTAAAAGTTGGATTGCCTTTGGGAACGTTCTGGGGATACGAAACCAACGGTATTTTTCAGACTCAGGAAGAAATCAATACGCAACCCAAAATCAATTCGCTTGCTAATACTAAAATTGGAGACAGAAAATATGTTGATACTAACGGAGACGGTGTGATTACAGCTCTGGACAAACATGATTTGGGAAGTTCACAGCCTAAGTTTGTTGGGAGTTTTAGCAATACATTGGCTTACAAAAACTTCGATTTGCAGTTTTCTTTCCAAGGTGCTTATGGTGGTAAAATATTCAATGCTTTGAATCAGCAATTGGAAATTTCTACTCTTGGAACAAATGCCAATGCGACTTTATTGGATCGTTGGACACCAACAAATCCTAGCAATGAAATCCCTAGAGCAACAAGTTCACCATTAGGAATCGTTTCGGAACGCTATGTAGAAGATGCTTCTTTCCTTAGATTAAAACTTATCACTTTCGGGTTTACGTTTCCAAAGAGTGTTTCCACAAAGCTGAAACTTCAAAGCATCAAATTTTATGTGTCTGCCGAAAACTTGGTTACCTGGACAAAATACACAGGATATGATCCAGAGGTAAGTTCATATGAGCAAAATAATTTATACCCCGGAATTGACTTTGGAGCCTATCCAAATTCCAAAACATTCATCTCGGGCGTGAACATAACTTTTTAA
- a CDS encoding DUF983 domain-containing protein, whose amino-acid sequence MLKKGSKLYSILTGTCPKCMNESMYVDKNPFHLGSMLKMNERCSHCGLKYQIEPSFFYGAMYVSYGVNVAIGIGAFIVSYLMLKTSIKVSFISIIASLIVLYPLVLRWSRNIYINMFISYDPTTKKN is encoded by the coding sequence ATGTTAAAAAAAGGATCCAAACTATATAGCATTTTAACAGGAACTTGTCCAAAATGCATGAACGAAAGCATGTATGTTGACAAAAATCCTTTTCATTTAGGATCAATGCTTAAAATGAACGAACGCTGCAGTCATTGTGGCTTAAAATACCAAATTGAACCTTCCTTTTTTTACGGAGCAATGTATGTCAGTTATGGCGTAAACGTCGCAATAGGAATCGGGGCATTTATCGTGTCCTATCTTATGCTGAAAACCAGCATAAAAGTCTCTTTCATTTCTATCATTGCCTCATTAATTGTCCTGTATCCTTTAGTTTTAAGATGGTCAAGAAACATTTATATCAATATGTTCATTTCTTATGACCCTACTACAAAAAAGAATTAA
- a CDS encoding 4a-hydroxytetrahydrobiopterin dehydratase, whose protein sequence is MQTYTEQSASPFLENLKDWHFKENAIEKDFKFKNFNQALGFIVQVGLLAEKMNHHPELFNVYNRVNIRLNTHDSGGVTTKDFDLAGQIESLFQ, encoded by the coding sequence ATGCAAACATATACAGAACAATCGGCGAGCCCCTTTTTGGAAAATTTAAAAGATTGGCATTTTAAGGAAAATGCAATTGAAAAAGATTTTAAATTCAAGAATTTCAATCAGGCATTGGGGTTTATAGTACAAGTTGGTCTACTAGCCGAAAAGATGAATCATCATCCAGAACTTTTTAATGTGTATAACAGAGTGAATATTCGTTTAAATACGCATGATTCTGGAGGAGTAACAACAAAAGATTTTGATTTGGCTGGACAAATAGAAAGTTTGTTCCAATAA